CGGGAGTTAATAATAAATATGGTTTCATAATGATACATTTTTTTACCAGCACAGTGCTGGAATAAAGTTTCTTTGCGATATATTGTTATAAAAAGTACAGAAGCGGTTACCGTTCCGCTTATCATCTGTCAGCGTTCATTCTTTCGATCAATGCAGGCAGTTCCTCCATGGAAAGAATCACATAAGAGGCACCTGCAGCAAACATACGTTCCTTCACATCAGCGATGCGAGCTTCAAGTTCGGCAGCCGGCATGGCCTTTGTTTCGGCCTCGGTGAGAGCCATTTCGTTACTTCCGAGAACAACTCCCACACTGCAAACCTTTGCGTTGACTCCCTCTTTGATGTCGGCAATCGTGTCCCCAACTTTTACTACGGCATCAAGACTGTCGACACCCAGCTTTATCAGGTTTTCAAAAATCATGTAAGGAGCCGGACGTCCGGCGGGAAGTAAGTTCGGAGTAGCACAGTAATCCACCCGATACCCTTTTGCCTGCGCAGCAGGAAGAACAACATTCATCATTTCGCGGGTATATCCGGTAGTAGAGCCAATTTTCAGACCTTCGGCACGCAGTTTCTCCAGTGTCGGAATCACGCCCGGAATAGGGTCTGTGTAATTTTCGAGCGAGGCAAACAGATGTTTTTCAAAAAGACGGTTCAATTCCACCACATCTTCCTCCGTCCAGGCACGCTGATAACGCGTAGCAAACTGTTCATTCACCTCGGGCATCGACAGCAACTCGCGAATATGCTGAATCTTTGGTAACCCCATTGGTTTGCGGGTCTGCACCACATCTATAATCAGTCCTTTTTCGGCAAATGCTTCGATAAAAGCTGCCACCGGGGCAAAACATCCGTAATCGACGGCTGTACCGGCCCAATCCATAATTACACATTTAATCTTTTTCATTCTTGTTTCCTATATATAATTAATTTATTTATGATTTATCTTTTCAATAAGAAGATGCAAGGGAAGGAACCGGACAAGAAGTTGCCTTTTCACGTATTTCCTTCCGCTTGCCTTTCCGGTAGCGCTGCATCAGGTAGAACAAGGAAACTGTAAACGCCGTACAGCAAACGATTCCCACCGTGCCCGCCATTGTATTGTAAAATTCGAGCCAGTCCAGATTCGGATTGAAACATTCTTTAAATACCAACACCAATACCGTTCCCGTATAGCCGATAGAATCAACCATTGCGATGAAGAAACCCACATTTCCCCTAATCCGGAAACAGGCTATAAAACGGTCGAAGAAAATTGTCTGAAAACTAAGATAGGAAAAGTAGAGGCAAAGGCTCTGAATAAACAACCACACCAACGGAGAAAGTTGCAAGCTATCGTAATTGAAAGCGACGAAACTGAGAGTTACCGCACCTGCAATGACCAGCGTCAGCAAGGTCGAAAGAACTTTGATATGACTTTTCACTAATGCAAGAGTGGCAAAAACAGCCAGAATAATCAACGTCACAACACCGTCTACTTTGGCAAATACCCAAGAGGAAAGACCGGCGGCATTCACATCTATAATCTTCACAAGAAAGTCTTCCTTGACATCTTGCAGGACAGTGAGAAAGAGATTGGCAAAGAAAAGTAACGTCAGCACAGGGGCAAAGTTGCGGAAAAGTTCCCAACGTTGTTGTCTGTCCAACGTGACACGCTCCACACGCAACGCTTTATCTTCGGCAGTCGGCTTGGGTAGGTGGTCGAGAATGTATCCCAGCCCCGCCAACAGAGGCAGCGCTACCGCACCAATCAACGCAGGCATCCAAAACTCGCTGACATTCAAGATATCGACTACGAAAAGCCCGATCGACTTTGCCGTACCACTACTCACCGCAATACTCAGCCCGAAAAGGGAAGCGAGTAAGTCCGTCACCCGCCGGCCTTCGAGGAAGCTGAAGATAACGCCCCACATACAACCCAACGATAGCCCGTTGAAGAACAACGCCAGCACATTGAACGGACGAGGCAGACATCCGAAAAGAACTAAAGAGAGCTCGGCAACCCCAATGGAGACAAGAATGAATTTCAGGCGGCCCTCTCTCTTCAGTTCAGAAATAAGTTTGATTCCGATAAACTTGGATACCATGTACCCGAATATCTGAATGATGCTTGTTGCCACTTTATAATCCATGCCGAACAGTTCCATGCCGTCGAATGTAGCAGCGGTGAATGGCTTGCGAAGCGCATACACCAGTGAGTAAGACAACAGCGCCGCACCTCCCGCATAGAAGATAAAAAGTAAATCAGAAAGTTTTTTTTGAGCCGAAGGCGACAGTTTTTCTTTGAAATTCATATAGCGTCATTTTTTGTTTCCGGTGCAAATGTAGGACACCGGGACGAGTGAAAAAATGAATTTCAATGAATCATATCGTATATTTTTCTTTTCGGACAGAGTGAAATATTAATGTAATATTCATGCAACAAAATCATAATACATTAGTCATTCCTTTGCAACGAAATTCAATTTGCAACCTCAAGAATCATGGATGAACTGACCGATATTTACAAAAGAATAGAATACCTGCGCAACAATGGCGTAAAGATGAAAGAAATTGCCGACCGTGTAGATATGGCACCAAGCGTATTGTCCGCCTTATACTCCAGCGTACTGCCTGCCTACATCGACCTGCTGAAAACCCGCACACCGGACGAGGCATTGGACGACGCGCTGGCACTAGTGAACAATGTGTCGAAAAAACGCTTATTAAATAATGTAAGCTCGATGAGAATACTGCTGCAGGAAATGGAACCGGAACAACAGAATGAAGCGGACAGCGGTAACTCATTCATCAAGCTGCTGGAAAAGGAAATGAAAGAATCCGTACAAGATGTTTTCAATTACAGCGGCACTTATCTCAGTTACAGTCTCTCCTCCTCTACGGACAGCCTGAAAATCGAACCTTACATGATTTGCGCTTCCGAAAACAGTGAATATGTGAAAATGGGCATGATAAACGCTTATAAATCTGTTCATTGGGGAAGTGGAATTATCAGTAATCACCAAAACTCATACCTGATGTTCAACGAACGGGATCTGCCCCAGTTTGCTTTGGTCACCATTTACCTGCAACTGCCGCATTACGAATTTCCCACTATGCTGAAAGGGCTGTACCTTTGTCTGGACTATAACCACAACCCCATTGCCCGACGCATCGTATTAGTGAAACAGTCGGACAGCACGGACATCCGGACTTTCTTGGAAATGGAAAGCAAACTGGTCCCGAAAGCGGAACTGACACCGGAACTGGAGGCATATTATAATTATACCTGCCGGGAAGGAGATTACATCAAAACGTGTACTGTTCCCTCCCCAAAACTGGACGAAACTGACTTGGAGCGGGAAAAGAAAATGTTAACAATTTAACAGTCATGACTGATTACAAACGGAAGAAAAAGAGGAAACGCCGTTTCTTGTATGCAGACCAGGGCATTTCTGCATGCAAGAACGGCGTTTTAACACAATGTTAAAACGCCGTTCTTGCATCACAGGAATCACGTATTCCATTTCATTGAATATCAACACAATGCAGCATACTCATGCGCTAACATCCACACCAAATACCGATCATCCCGTTTTAATGAGATTGCCAATCTGACAACTACCTTGTCAGAGTAGAGTTTAGAAGAAAAACCTCAAAATATCATTAAAGTTTGCCCAAATAAGCAGACCGAAAAGTAAAATCATACCGGTCATCTGGGCATACTCCATAAACTTGTCACTCGGTTTGCGGCGGGCTATCATCTCGTAAATAAGGAAAAGAACATGGCCACCGTCCAACGCAGGGATAGGCAGAATATTCATGAAAGCAAGGATGATAGACAGGAAAGCTGTCATGTACCAGAACTGGTGCCAGTCCCATGTAGCCGGGAAGATACTGCCGATCGTTCCGAAACCGCCCAACTGCTTCGCTCCTTCTTTAGAGAACAGGTATTTCATATTGCCCACATAGCCTTTCAGCGTTTTCACACCAAGAGAGACGCCTGCAGGGAAAGACTCCAGGAAGGCATATTGCTTTTTCACCATTGGAAGAAGGCGGTCGGTGACAAGGCAGGCGGTTACTCCCATTAGATAGGCAGAATCGACACGCATACTCAATGTATCCGTCACGCCGCCACGCACATAAGCCAAGGTGATGAAGCGGGGGTCTATGCTGTCTTTAAGGAGAGTCGCAGCATTCTTTTTGCGCTCCGCCATGGCTTGTTTGAAATCGGAGAAAGAAATCGGAGTTCCATTCAAGGCGATAATACTATCCCCCGGCTGGATACCGGCTTGCGCGGCAGGCGAGTTCACCATTACACTGTCTACGACATACGGGAAACGGAAAGAAGCGAAGCGGATACTGTCCGCCAACAGACGTTGCATCATATCATCGGGAATATAAACGGAAGCCTTTGCACCGTCACGCAACACACTGACTTCGCGTGCATCGGCAATCTGGCTCAACATATCACCGTCATAACGTTCGAAAGGAACACCGTCGGCAGAGAGCAACACGTCTCCGTCTTTGAAACCTACGGACTTGGCTGTTTCATTAAAATCCATACCGAGGGGAGCTTCCTGTACTTTTATATATTGGTCGCCCCACGCGAAAAGAATCATTGAGTAGATGAACAACGCCAACAGGAAATTGAACAACACACCGCCCACCATGATCAGCAGACGTTGCCAGGCCGGCTTGGAACGGAACTCCCACGGCTGTTCGGGTTGTTTCATCTGTTCGGTATCCATTGATTCGTCAATCATACCGGCTATCTTGACATAGCCACCCAACGGCAACCACCCGACAGCATATTCTGTTTCGCTTTTCTTTGGTTTGAACTTGAACAAAGTGAACCAAGGGTCGAAGAATAAGCAGAATTTTTCCACCCGCACTTTGAACAAACGGGCAAATAAGAAATGCCCGCCTTCATGAATGATGACGAGCAACGAAAGGCTCATTATCAATTGCAGGGCACGAATCAAAAATGTTTCCATGTTTATTATTTACAAATTACTAATTACAAATTATTTCTGAGGATTTTGCCGGCGCACAAGCTCGGAAGCGATTCTTCTTGCTTCTTCGTCGGTCGCTACATAGTCCTCATAACTCGGATTCGCCACGAAAGCGGCTTGCTCCATTGTTTTCTCTATCACATCACTCATGCCGAGAAAGCTGATGCCGTCTTTCAGGAAAGAGGCGACCACCACCTCGTTGGCAGCATTGACAATACAAGGCATATTTCCGCCCCGATACATCGCTTCGTAAGCCAGAGAGAGGTTACGGAAACGCTTCGTGTCGGGTTGTTCGAAAGTCAGGTTGGTACATTTTGCAAAGTCGAGCCGTTCAAAAGAAGCGCTGATACGGTCGGGATAAGAGAACGCGTACTGAATGGGCAAACGCATATCCGGCATACCGAGCTGCGCCTTCACGGCACCGTCCTCAAACTGGACCATTGAATGAATGACCGACTGCGGATGTACGACCACTTCTATCTGGCCGGGCTGAACGCCAAACAACCACTTGGCTTCAATTACTTCAAAGCCTTTGTTCATCATGGAGGCAGAATCAATCGTTATCTTTGCGCCCATTTCCCAATTAGGATGTTTCAGGGCTTGTGTCTTGGTCACGGTTTTCAGTTGTTCCAACGTATACGTGCGAAAAGGACCGCCCGAAGCTGTCAGAATCACTTTTTCAATCGGATTGCCTACTTCTCCCGCTAAACACTGAAAGACGGCCGAGTGTTCAGAATCTACCGGCAAAATCGGGGTGCGGTATTGCTGTGCCAACTGGTTTATCAACTCACCCGCCACGACCAGCGTCTCTTTATTGGCGAGAGCAATAGCCTTGCGGGCACGGATAGCGTTCATGGTCGGTTTCAACCCGGCATATCCGACCATGGCAGTAAGCACCATGTCAATCGGTCCGGCTTCCACAATCTGGCAAATAGCATCAGTACCTGCATACACTTTAATAGGCAGGTCGCTCAATGCTTCCTTCAGTTCAGCATACTTTGCTTCGTTGGCAATCACAACGACTTCCGGCTGGAATTTTCTTGCCTGCGCAACCAACAGGTCCACCCGGTTGTTGGCTGTCAGGGCATAAGGCTCGTACAGGTCCGGGTGTTCTTCAATCACCTGCAATGCCTGTGTGCCGATAGAACCGGTAGAGCCCAGAATAGCTATTTGTTTCTTCTTTTTATTATTCTCTATACTCATCATTAAAATACAATGTATTTCTCCGGATTAATGGGATGTCCCTTATACCAAAGTTCGAAATGCAGGTGCGGACCGGTGCTAAGTGTGCCGCTATTGCCCACCAAAGCAATGGCTTCGCCGCCTTTCACACGTTCGCCCTCTTTCTTCAGCAGGGAACCACAATGTTTGTAAATCGAAATCAAATCCTGATTATGCTGTACACCTATCAGATAGCCTGTTTCGGCGGTATAAGTGCTTAGAATAACCGTTCCGTCCATAGTAGCCAACACACTTTCATTGGGATTGGCGGCTATATCGGTTCCAAAATGTTTCTTTTCCGCATTGAAATGGTCGGAAACCATTCCGCGTGTGGGACGATATAAAATCAGTCCGTTCACATCCGGTTGGGAAGTGACCGTGGTAAGGTTATATTTTTCATTCTCTTCGTACTGACGGCGGAATTCTTCTTCGCGTTTCGTGCGTTCCATTAGTGTGTCTTCACGGGCGGCGGTCAGCGAGTCGAGCGTCTGCACGCTGTCTATCGCCACTTTTCCACTGAAAATATCCTGAATATTCATAATGTAGAGGTTCTGCTTGTTGAGTATCTGTTGCAGGGAGTCTACCCGTAAGGCATTGTCCACAATCTGCGTGCGGACCTCACTGTTCATATATCCCGGAAGATAATTCTGCAAAGGGGTGAAAGCAATGATGCAGGCCGCAATCAGGAAAAGCACCGCCAGCACACTAAGCAGCACCGAAAGGCCATTCAGTTTTGACACACGAAGCCCTACAATTTCTTCAAGTGTATTCTCATTAACAACCGTTAGTTTATACTTGAACTTGAAATTTTTCCAGAAAGCTCTGCTTCGTCTTTTCTTCGGCATTTCGTTTATTCTAAATTATAAGCGATTACGCTTTAGTACTTTAACTTTATTCTGATTACTTATTCTTCCTCCTCCAGTTCGTCCAAATTCAACAAACCTTCGGGAAGTTCCACTGTGATGAGTTTCTGTTGCTGGTCTATCCCCCGGATAAATTCTTCCTGCGCGGGAACAAGCAATTCTTCCCCTTCTCTTTCAACGATAAAAAGCGTGTTAACCGTGGCGGTATCCACATCTACCACTTCTCCCAACATCCCGTGGTGCACGTCTTCCATACGGAAACCGACAAAAAATTCCCACGACAATTCTCCTTCACCGGCTTCTTCCGCATGCTTCACCGGAAAGTAAACCTCGACGTTGGTAAACATACGGGCACGTTCGGCCGTGTCCACCCCTTCGAGCTTCACCAAAGCGGTGGAATCCGAACGGAAACGGTATTCCTCCATAAAGAAAGGAACGAAAATCCCGTCGAGCAGGCATACCAGATAATCACAGTCCACCCGGTCGAAAATATCGTCCGTGAAGGTAAACTGCAACTCGCCGTGTATGCCGTGCGGCTTGTTGAATAGTCCTATTTTATATACTTCTTCTTTCTTTATCATATTCGAGTAATTCTGGCTCCGATAGCGTTCAGGCGTCCTTCTATGTTTTGATAACCACGGTCTATCTGCTCGATATTACTGATCGTACTAGTTCCTTCCGCACTCATGGCGGCTATCAGCAGGGCGATACCGGCACGGATATCCGGAGAGGTGAGGCGCGCACCGCGCAACTTGAACCCATGGTTATGTCCGATAACTACGGCACGATGCGGGTCGCAAAGAATGATCTGCGCACCCATGTCGATCAGTTTGTCCACAAAGAACAGACGGCTTTCGAACATCTTCTGATGAATAAGCACGCTCCCTTTGGCTTGCGTGGCAACGACAAGCATTACGCTGAGCAAGTCGGGAGTCAGTCCCGGCCACGGTGCGTCGGCTATCGTCATGATAGAGCCGTCAATGAAAGATTCTATCTCGTAGACCTCCTGTGCGGGAACGTAAATATCGTCTCCCCTCTGCTCGAGCTTAATGCCCAGACGACGGAAACTCTCGGGAATAATGCCCAGATTTTCGTAGGAGACGTTTTTAATGGTTATTTCGCTTTTGGTCATCGCTGCCATACCAATAAAGCTACCGACTTCAATCATATCGGGCAATACGGTGTGCTGTGTACCGTGCAGTTCTTCCACGCCTTCAATCGTCAGAAGGTTGGAAGCTATACCGCTGATCCGGGCACCCATGCGGTTCAGCATCCGGCACAGTTGTTGCAGGTAAGGCTCGCAGGCAGCGTTGTAAATAGTGGTAGTTCCTTTGGCTAGTACGGCTGCCATTACAATGTTCGCCGTTCCGGTGACGGAGGCTTCGTCCAGCAGCATATAATTGCCTTGCAACCTGTCGGCGGTGATTTCGTAAATGCCGCGTCCTTCGTCATAACGGAAGTCCGCACCCAAGTTCTGAATGCCCAAAAAGTGAGTATCCAGACGGCGTCGGCCGATTTTATCTCCGCCCGGTTTCGATATTAACGCTTTTCCGAAACGGGCAACCATGGGGCCGATCAACATCACTGAGCCACGGAGGCTGGAACATTTCTTCAGAAATTCGTCGCTTTCCAGGTAAGCCAGATCGACGTTTTCTGCTTTAAAGCTATATGAGTCAATGCCTTTCTTTGAAACCGTCACACCCATTTCCCGCATCAGCTGGATCAGGTTGTTGACATCCAAGATGTCAGGTATGTTGTCCACCGTCACTTCTTCGGCAGTCAGCAACGTGGCGCAGATTATCTGCAAAACTTCGTTTTTGGCGCCTTGCGGATGAATTTCCCCGCTTAGCCGATGTCCTCCTTCGATTACAAATGAAGCCATTGATTGAATTTTAATTGTTTACGATTCCAAAAAAGAGAATTATCTGTCCTGGTTATTCTGACGGTAGTTTCTCCGCTGGTTATTCTGACGATTGTTGGTATAGTTCGTCTTCGGACGGTAATTCTGGTTGAGACGTTCTGCCATTAGACGGACAATATCATCGGTCATCTGGAGCTTTCCGTCGGAAAGTTCGTACAGGTCTTCGGCAATTTTCTTATCGTCCACCGTGTCCTTGTTCCACGCCATGTAGTCTTTCTTCATGTGGTTGCAGATCAAAGCAATCAAGTTGCGTTTTTCGTTTCCTTCGGGAAACTCGATCGCTTTCTTAATCAGCACTTCCAGTGTATGTCCGTAGTGACGGTAACGCATACGGGTAGTGTTGTAAGGGATATGATCCGGACGGGTGACGAGGTTGTCCTTGCGGATGATCTCGTAAGGATAGTCAATATCGAGTTCAAAACCGGACATAATAGCGAGGTGATCCCACAACTTATGCTTGAAATCGGGTACATCACGCAGGTGGGGAAACATATTCCCCATTATATTGATAATGGTGTTGGCACAACGCTGACGCTCTGCACGATCTTGAATGGTCAACGCATAATCTACCATGTTCTGAATACTCCGCCCATATTCGGGAAGCGGCATTCTTTTCTGTTGGGTATTGTATTGCATCTCTTTACTGGATAAATCTTTAATGGATAATGTATATTTATTCATAACGGACACGGCTTATAATAGTTTCTTCGGCATGGAAGCTACGAATTCTTTCAGGTAGAAAGGTTCGAAATAAGCCACGTCTTTATAATCTTCTGTCGCCACCGCTTTCTCTGCCAACGGGAACATCATCTTCGCCAACGGGTGAA
The nucleotide sequence above comes from Bacteroides caccae. Encoded proteins:
- a CDS encoding 1-deoxy-D-xylulose-5-phosphate reductoisomerase; its protein translation is MSIENNKKKKQIAILGSTGSIGTQALQVIEEHPDLYEPYALTANNRVDLLVAQARKFQPEVVVIANEAKYAELKEALSDLPIKVYAGTDAICQIVEAGPIDMVLTAMVGYAGLKPTMNAIRARKAIALANKETLVVAGELINQLAQQYRTPILPVDSEHSAVFQCLAGEVGNPIEKVILTASGGPFRTYTLEQLKTVTKTQALKHPNWEMGAKITIDSASMMNKGFEVIEAKWLFGVQPGQIEVVVHPQSVIHSMVQFEDGAVKAQLGMPDMRLPIQYAFSYPDRISASFERLDFAKCTNLTFEQPDTKRFRNLSLAYEAMYRGGNMPCIVNAANEVVVASFLKDGISFLGMSDVIEKTMEQAAFVANPSYEDYVATDEEARRIASELVRRQNPQK
- the murA gene encoding UDP-N-acetylglucosamine 1-carboxyvinyltransferase, which produces MASFVIEGGHRLSGEIHPQGAKNEVLQIICATLLTAEEVTVDNIPDILDVNNLIQLMREMGVTVSKKGIDSYSFKAENVDLAYLESDEFLKKCSSLRGSVMLIGPMVARFGKALISKPGGDKIGRRRLDTHFLGIQNLGADFRYDEGRGIYEITADRLQGNYMLLDEASVTGTANIVMAAVLAKGTTTIYNAACEPYLQQLCRMLNRMGARISGIASNLLTIEGVEELHGTQHTVLPDMIEVGSFIGMAAMTKSEITIKNVSYENLGIIPESFRRLGIKLEQRGDDIYVPAQEVYEIESFIDGSIMTIADAPWPGLTPDLLSVMLVVATQAKGSVLIHQKMFESRLFFVDKLIDMGAQIILCDPHRAVVIGHNHGFKLRGARLTSPDIRAGIALLIAAMSAEGTSTISNIEQIDRGYQNIEGRLNAIGARITRI
- the phnX gene encoding phosphonoacetaldehyde hydrolase, which produces MKKIKCVIMDWAGTAVDYGCFAPVAAFIEAFAEKGLIIDVVQTRKPMGLPKIQHIRELLSMPEVNEQFATRYQRAWTEEDVVELNRLFEKHLFASLENYTDPIPGVIPTLEKLRAEGLKIGSTTGYTREMMNVVLPAAQAKGYRVDYCATPNLLPAGRPAPYMIFENLIKLGVDSLDAVVKVGDTIADIKEGVNAKVCSVGVVLGSNEMALTEAETKAMPAAELEARIADVKERMFAAGASYVILSMEELPALIERMNADR
- a CDS encoding M23 family metallopeptidase, which translates into the protein MPKKRRSRAFWKNFKFKYKLTVVNENTLEEIVGLRVSKLNGLSVLLSVLAVLFLIAACIIAFTPLQNYLPGYMNSEVRTQIVDNALRVDSLQQILNKQNLYIMNIQDIFSGKVAIDSVQTLDSLTAAREDTLMERTKREEEFRRQYEENEKYNLTTVTSQPDVNGLILYRPTRGMVSDHFNAEKKHFGTDIAANPNESVLATMDGTVILSTYTAETGYLIGVQHNQDLISIYKHCGSLLKKEGERVKGGEAIALVGNSGTLSTGPHLHFELWYKGHPINPEKYIVF
- the rimM gene encoding ribosome maturation factor RimM (Essential for efficient processing of 16S rRNA); translated protein: MIKKEEVYKIGLFNKPHGIHGELQFTFTDDIFDRVDCDYLVCLLDGIFVPFFMEEYRFRSDSTALVKLEGVDTAERARMFTNVEVYFPVKHAEEAGEGELSWEFFVGFRMEDVHHGMLGEVVDVDTATVNTLFIVEREGEELLVPAQEEFIRGIDQQQKLITVELPEGLLNLDELEEEE
- the rseP gene encoding RIP metalloprotease RseP — translated: METFLIRALQLIMSLSLLVIIHEGGHFLFARLFKVRVEKFCLFFDPWFTLFKFKPKKSETEYAVGWLPLGGYVKIAGMIDESMDTEQMKQPEQPWEFRSKPAWQRLLIMVGGVLFNFLLALFIYSMILFAWGDQYIKVQEAPLGMDFNETAKSVGFKDGDVLLSADGVPFERYDGDMLSQIADAREVSVLRDGAKASVYIPDDMMQRLLADSIRFASFRFPYVVDSVMVNSPAAQAGIQPGDSIIALNGTPISFSDFKQAMAERKKNAATLLKDSIDPRFITLAYVRGGVTDTLSMRVDSAYLMGVTACLVTDRLLPMVKKQYAFLESFPAGVSLGVKTLKGYVGNMKYLFSKEGAKQLGGFGTIGSIFPATWDWHQFWYMTAFLSIILAFMNILPIPALDGGHVLFLIYEMIARRKPSDKFMEYAQMTGMILLFGLLIWANFNDILRFFF
- a CDS encoding DUF4290 domain-containing protein; the protein is MQYNTQQKRMPLPEYGRSIQNMVDYALTIQDRAERQRCANTIINIMGNMFPHLRDVPDFKHKLWDHLAIMSGFELDIDYPYEIIRKDNLVTRPDHIPYNTTRMRYRHYGHTLEVLIKKAIEFPEGNEKRNLIALICNHMKKDYMAWNKDTVDDKKIAEDLYELSDGKLQMTDDIVRLMAERLNQNYRPKTNYTNNRQNNQRRNYRQNNQDR
- a CDS encoding DUF5690 family protein, whose product is MNFKEKLSPSAQKKLSDLLFIFYAGGAALLSYSLVYALRKPFTAATFDGMELFGMDYKVATSIIQIFGYMVSKFIGIKLISELKREGRLKFILVSIGVAELSLVLFGCLPRPFNVLALFFNGLSLGCMWGVIFSFLEGRRVTDLLASLFGLSIAVSSGTAKSIGLFVVDILNVSEFWMPALIGAVALPLLAGLGYILDHLPKPTAEDKALRVERVTLDRQQRWELFRNFAPVLTLLFFANLFLTVLQDVKEDFLVKIIDVNAAGLSSWVFAKVDGVVTLIILAVFATLALVKSHIKVLSTLLTLVIAGAVTLSFVAFNYDSLQLSPLVWLFIQSLCLYFSYLSFQTIFFDRFIACFRIRGNVGFFIAMVDSIGYTGTVLVLVFKECFNPNLDWLEFYNTMAGTVGIVCCTAFTVSLFYLMQRYRKGKRKEIREKATSCPVPSLASSY